In Acidimicrobiales bacterium, the following are encoded in one genomic region:
- the gatA gene encoding Asp-tRNA(Asn)/Glu-tRNA(Gln) amidotransferase subunit GatA — MSDATVLSALEVARSVRAGERTAVEVVQQHLEAIAGREGDIHAFNAVHDRDAHLAAEHLDRRIADGGDPGPLAGVPVALKDNLCTRGLPTTCSSRILEGWRPPYDATVVERLAAAGAIAIGKTNLDEFAMGSSTENSAFGPTRNPHDLSRVPGGSSGGSAAAVAAGFAPLALGSDTGGSIRQPASFCGVVGVKPTYGLVSRYGLIAFASSLDQIGPFAPTVADAATLLEVIAGHDPMDSTSIDQPSPELVRHLGEGVDGLRVGVVRELMGEGIEPDVRARVTAAAEALAAAGATVEETSVPAVSLGVSAYYLIAPAEASSNLARYDGVRYGLRVDAPTTPAMNLATRTAGFGDEVKRRIMLGTFALSAGYYDAYYGKAQQVRTLIIRDFTAAYDSFDLLLAPTTPSTAFPFGAKTDDPLAMYLSDVCTIPSNLSGDPAMSVPFGSGADGLPVGVQLLAPALQEVTMFRAAAVLEDAMAGEVGA, encoded by the coding sequence ATGTCCGACGCCACCGTCCTGTCCGCCCTCGAGGTGGCCCGAAGCGTCCGCGCGGGCGAGCGCACGGCCGTGGAGGTCGTCCAGCAGCACCTCGAGGCCATCGCCGGCCGCGAGGGCGACATCCACGCCTTCAACGCCGTGCACGACCGCGACGCACACCTGGCGGCGGAGCACCTCGACCGACGGATCGCCGACGGCGGCGACCCCGGCCCGCTTGCCGGCGTCCCCGTGGCGCTCAAGGACAACCTCTGCACCCGGGGCCTGCCCACCACGTGCTCGTCTCGCATCCTCGAGGGATGGCGGCCGCCGTACGACGCCACCGTCGTCGAGCGCCTGGCCGCCGCCGGGGCGATCGCCATCGGCAAGACCAACCTCGACGAGTTCGCCATGGGCTCGTCCACCGAGAACTCGGCCTTCGGCCCCACCCGCAACCCCCACGACCTGTCGCGGGTGCCGGGTGGCTCCAGTGGCGGCAGCGCGGCCGCGGTGGCCGCCGGCTTCGCCCCACTGGCCCTCGGCTCCGACACCGGTGGGTCGATCCGCCAGCCCGCCTCGTTCTGCGGTGTGGTCGGTGTCAAGCCCACCTACGGACTGGTGAGCCGCTACGGCCTCATCGCCTTCGCCAGCAGCCTCGACCAGATCGGGCCGTTCGCCCCCACCGTGGCCGACGCCGCAACCCTCCTCGAGGTCATCGCCGGCCACGACCCGATGGACTCCACGTCGATCGACCAGCCCTCGCCGGAGCTGGTGCGCCACCTCGGCGAGGGCGTTGACGGCCTGCGGGTGGGGGTGGTGCGAGAGCTGATGGGCGAGGGCATCGAGCCTGATGTGCGGGCCCGGGTGACCGCTGCGGCCGAGGCTCTCGCCGCCGCCGGGGCGACCGTCGAGGAGACCTCGGTCCCCGCCGTCTCCCTCGGGGTCTCGGCCTATTACCTGATCGCGCCGGCCGAGGCCTCCAGCAACCTCGCCCGCTACGACGGCGTGCGCTACGGGCTGCGCGTCGACGCCCCCACGACCCCGGCGATGAACCTGGCCACCCGCACCGCGGGGTTCGGCGACGAGGTGAAGCGCCGCATCATGCTCGGCACCTTCGCCCTCTCGGCCGGTTACTACGACGCCTACTACGGCAAGGCCCAGCAGGTCCGCACGCTGATCATCCGCGACTTCACCGCCGCCTACGACTCGTTCGACCTCCTGCTGGCGCCCACCACGCCCAGCACCGCCTTCCCCTTCGGCGCCAAGACCGACGACCCGCTCGCCATGTACCTGTCCGACGTCTGCACCATCCCGTCGAACCTGTCGGGTGACCCGGCCATGAGCGTCCCGTTCGGGTCCGGGGCCGATGGCCTCCCCGTCGGCGTGCAGCTGCTCGCCCCCGCCCTGCAGGAGGTCACCATGTTCCGCGCCGCCGCCGTCCTCGAAGACGCCATGGCCGGGGAGGTGGGCGCGTGA
- the gatC gene encoding Asp-tRNA(Asn)/Glu-tRNA(Gln) amidotransferase subunit GatC, translating to MASLTRDDVAHVAALARLELTEEELDTFTGQLAKVLDHAADVEALDTEGVPPTSHPLPLRNVLRADEPRPSLERDEVLAAAPSVEDQRFRVPPVLGEAP from the coding sequence ATGGCATCGCTGACCCGTGACGACGTCGCCCATGTGGCCGCCCTCGCACGCCTGGAGCTGACCGAGGAGGAGCTCGACACGTTCACCGGCCAGCTGGCGAAGGTGCTCGACCACGCCGCCGACGTCGAGGCCCTCGACACCGAGGGGGTCCCTCCGACCTCGCACCCGCTGCCGCTGCGCAACGTGCTGCGGGCCGACGAGCCCAGGCCGAGCCTCGAGCGCGACGAGGTCCTCGCCGCCGCGCCGTCGGTGGAGGACCAACGCTTCCGCGTCCCGCCGGTGCTCGGCGAGGCGCCCTGA
- a CDS encoding ATP-binding protein, which translates to MGMERGGVVELAFGVPADLAALEAVRRRLVDVAHRLGASVDDEHLSLLATELMVNAMEHGLPPVAVRVRWDGHRLRVEVEDACCRAPELRCPAPHDVGGRGLWLIDQMASAWGVTLAPSCKVVWFELAGDDEADTAPDATDR; encoded by the coding sequence ATGGGCATGGAGAGGGGCGGTGTGGTGGAGCTCGCGTTCGGGGTCCCCGCCGACCTCGCCGCGCTGGAGGCCGTCCGCCGGAGGCTGGTCGACGTGGCCCACCGACTCGGCGCCTCGGTCGACGACGAGCACCTGTCGCTGCTGGCCACCGAGCTGATGGTGAACGCCATGGAACACGGGCTTCCGCCCGTGGCGGTCCGTGTCCGCTGGGACGGCCACCGGTTGCGGGTGGAGGTGGAGGACGCGTGCTGCCGGGCACCGGAGCTGAGGTGCCCGGCCCCTCACGACGTCGGGGGGCGGGGGTTGTGGCTCATCGACCAGATGGCCTCGGCCTGGGGCGTGACGCTGGCGCCGTCCTGCAAGGTGGTGTGGTTCGAGCTGGCCGGTGATGACGAGGCGGACACGGCTCCGGACGCCACCGACCGCTGA